TGTTCATGATGGGTCCAGAATTGGGGTGCCGCAGTTCGGTATTGAAGACCCTCCCCGCCGGTCGTCCCGCCGCTCCCAATTTTGTCGCGGCCGGTCCTGGCCGCGACCAATCCGGTTTGCTCCCGGCGGCCCGCGCGGGTAGATAGCCGGCGGGCCCGGGAAAGGGAGTCGTCATGGAGTCGGACATCATCGAGGTTGCGCGCGGCCTGCTCGCCGCCAAGCGGTACCGGGCGGCGCGCCGTCTGCTCGCGTCCCGGCCCGACCTGTCCCCCTGCGGCCATGCCCTGCTCGGGACGGCCTATCTCGGCATGAAGGACTTCGAGCCGGCGCTGGCCCACCTGCGCCGCGCCGCCGAGCTTGATCCCGACGACGCCGGGATCCGCGTCCAACTCGCGCGGGCCTGCACCGCCGCTGGCCTGCCCCATGTCGCGGTCCGCCTGCTGGAGCCGCTGGCCGCGACGCCGCCGGTCGATGCCGAAGCGTGGGAGGCGCTGGCCGCGGCTTACCGGCTGGACGCCCGCTATGGGGACGCCGTCCGTCTGTCGGTCCTGGCCGCCTCGGCAGGGGAGCAGACCGGACAGCTGCTGTACGAGGAAGCCATGTGCCGCCACGCGCTGGGCGACGCCGCCGCGGCGCTGGCCGCCTGGGACAGGCTGCTGGACCGACAGCCCGGCCTCGCGGCCGGCTGGTTCCGGAGCCATGCGGCGGCGCTCCAGGTCCGGTCGCTCGAAGAGGCGCTCGACCGGCTGCGGCGGGCGACCGCCTGCCACGGCGCCAACGGCAAGTACTGGGCTTTCCTCGCCGCCTATGCGCGGCTCGACGGCAGGGAAGGGGATGCCGCCGCGATCCTCGACGGACCGCTCCGCGACCGCCCGCACCACCATGCGCTGGTGGACGGCGTCGGCGCGCTGCTGCCACGCCTTGCCGCCGACTTCCGCTTGTTCGGCTGCGGCGCCGACCTGCTCCGGCACGGTGTCGGCCTGGCAACCGGAAAGGGACTGGTGCTGGAGTTCGGCGTCCGGCGCGGAACCTCGATCGACCATATCGCCGAGGTCGCGGGCCAGGAGGTCCATGGCTTCGACTCGTTCGAAGGTTTGCCGGAGGACTGGGGCAGCCAGCGCCGGGGCAGCTTCACCACCGGCCTGGAACTGCCGGCCGTGAGAGACAACGTGACCCTTCATGCCGGCTGGTTCAGCGACACCCTGCCGCCGTTCCTGGCCGACCACGGCGAAGCCGTGCGCTTCGCCAACATCGACTGCGACATCTACTCCTCGACCCGCACCGTCCTGACGGCGCTGGCCGCCCGGTTGGTGCCGGGCACGATCCTGGTGTTCGACGAATTCATCGGGAACCGCACCTGGCGCGAGCACGAGTACAGGGCGTTCATGGAATGCGCCGCCGAGACCGGGATCGGGTACGAGTACGCCGCGGCCTGCCCGTTCACCGGGCAGGCCGTGGTGCACATCCTATGATCGGAACCATGCTGATCGGAACGGTGCTCAGCCGGGTGGATCGTCTGATCCGAACAGCCTTTTCAGCAGAGCGTGCATCGGCAGGAAGACGGCGATCGGCAGCAGCAGCATGTAGAGCCCGAGATAGAGCAGGGGATCCATGAATTGCTGCGGGTCTTCACCGGGGCCGAAGACCCAATTGACGTTGTCGTCCGGAGACGTCAGCAGCCAAGTCGCCGGCAGCACGATCCAGGCCAGCACGGTCTGTGCCGGCAGGGCGCGCGGATCGTAGCCCTGGCGCACCAGCATCCAGATCAGGATGGGCGGCAGGAACAGATGGAACAGCGACAAGGCCCGCAGATAGAGGGGATAGCGGTCGCTGAACATGTAGCCGGCCAGATCGACCAGGGCGCCCCCCGTGAGGAAGTCGAGGGTCCAGACCATCTCCAGGGGCAGCACCCCGACCGCCATCATGGAGAAAAGCAGCCGGTTGCCGGTCCAGAGACAGATCAGGACGGAGAACAGGGTGAGGTCCGAGAACCACAGGAAGTTGCCCGGCCCGTACTCGCGCCAGTAAACCGGTACCAGCGCGATCACGAAAAGCGTGTAGGGCACCCGCAGCCAGAGGGGATAGACCGCCCGGTCGGATGCTCCGCCGCCCATCAGGGCGTGCTGCACGGGAGCCGGTCCGGCGTGACCTGCCCGGCCGTCGGGGCCGCGCTCATGCGTCGGTCCGGCTGGTTGCCTGGGTCCGGCGCTCCTCTTCCAGGTCATAGGCGGTGGAGGCGACCTTCTTGGCACCCCGGGGGAATATCGCGCTCAGGACGCCGACGGTCGTCAAGCCGACCAGGAAAATGAACCCCAGACCTTTTCCGAATGCACCGAACATCTTCATTTCCTTTCCATGTTTGATCCGATTTTCTTCCATCGGGCCGGGCGGATGCCGACCCCTTCCCGAAGGGTCACTGCCCGTCGGTGCCCGGCATCGCGCCGAGTTTCCCTTGTCGCTGGTATTCCGGAGCGTTCTCGAAGTCGCCCCGGGTCAAGGTGACCCGGATGTCGCCGGTATCCAGGCCGGTTTCGGTTTCCGACCAGGGGATGGCCACCTCCCGGCCGCCCACGATGCCCAGAAAGCCGCCGCTGGCGACGATCAGCCGGTCGATCCCGCCCGACAGGCTCAGCAGGAAGTCGCTGATCGTGCCCAACTCCTCGCCGTCCGCGCCGATAACGCTTCGACCGATCAGATCGTTCGCGCCGACGATGTCGGATCCCGCCTCCAAGCGGTCCTGCGCGGGAGCGGCGGAGGGGCATGCCGGGGTGAGCGCGAGCGCGGCCGTCAGCAACAGCGTCTTCTGCAATGGGGTTTGTCGCATAAGTCCCTCCCATGCGGCGTTCCAGCATCTTTTCCGATCACCCCCGTGTCCAGAGGAGCGACTTGAGCCGCTTGGCGATGCCGAACTCGGGTTCGGGCTCCGGAGGCGGCATCTTGCGTATCGACCGGTGCAGGCTTTCGGCGACCGCCAGGGATTCGTCCCTCGGCAGGTCGCTCGCCATCACGTACATCAGCGGACCGTCGAGCCAGTAGGCGACGCGAACCTCGTTGCGCGTTTCGGTCTCGATCTCGGGGTCCGGATCGGGCAGGCGGGGCTGTACCTGCAGCGTCAGCCGCCGGCCCAGATCGTCCTGGTAAGTGAGTTGTGCTGCCTGCGAGCGGTTGGTCGTGGCGGTGACCTGGCTGCCGACCAGACTGAACCGGTACCGGCTGAGATCCGGGATTTGCAGGTCGACCATGCTCGCCTGCTCGACCCACTGGATCGGGCGCAGCATCGGCTCCGACGGCGCCAAGTGCCCCGCCACCGTCGCTTTCCTCACGTCGGTGTGCGCCAGCGAGGCGCTCTCGCGAAGGACCTGGGTCGAGACCTCATGGCGGGGAAGGAACGCAGCCGCCGACCATCCCAATCCGCACCCTAGGAGAAGAGTCGCCGCCAGAGGCGACATACGGCTGACCAGGCCGGGAAACCGGGACGGCCGCTTCGGCTTGAACACCGATGACAGCCGGCCGGGCAGGGCTTCCTCCGCCGCGGGTCCGAAGATCGCCCGCATGGCATCGTTCTGCAGCCGGCAGCGCCTGACCCACTCCGCCTTTTCGGGATGCACCGCCAGATATGCCTCGACCGCGCGCCGTCGCGGCGGATCAAGCAGATCGTCGATGTAGGCGTGCAGGTCGAGAACGTGGATATCGTCGTAATTTTCCATCACTTCACCCTCCTCAGGGTGACGGGCCTCAGGGTGACGGGC
This Skermanella mucosa DNA region includes the following protein-coding sequences:
- a CDS encoding class I SAM-dependent methyltransferase, whose protein sequence is MESDIIEVARGLLAAKRYRAARRLLASRPDLSPCGHALLGTAYLGMKDFEPALAHLRRAAELDPDDAGIRVQLARACTAAGLPHVAVRLLEPLAATPPVDAEAWEALAAAYRLDARYGDAVRLSVLAASAGEQTGQLLYEEAMCRHALGDAAAALAAWDRLLDRQPGLAAGWFRSHAAALQVRSLEEALDRLRRATACHGANGKYWAFLAAYARLDGREGDAAAILDGPLRDRPHHHALVDGVGALLPRLAADFRLFGCGADLLRHGVGLATGKGLVLEFGVRRGTSIDHIAEVAGQEVHGFDSFEGLPEDWGSQRRGSFTTGLELPAVRDNVTLHAGWFSDTLPPFLADHGEAVRFANIDCDIYSSTRTVLTALAARLVPGTILVFDEFIGNRTWREHEYRAFMECAAETGIGYEYAAACPFTGQAVVHIL
- a CDS encoding anti-sigma factor family protein — protein: MENYDDIHVLDLHAYIDDLLDPPRRRAVEAYLAVHPEKAEWVRRCRLQNDAMRAIFGPAAEEALPGRLSSVFKPKRPSRFPGLVSRMSPLAATLLLGCGLGWSAAAFLPRHEVSTQVLRESASLAHTDVRKATVAGHLAPSEPMLRPIQWVEQASMVDLQIPDLSRYRFSLVGSQVTATTNRSQAAQLTYQDDLGRRLTLQVQPRLPDPDPEIETETRNEVRVAYWLDGPLMYVMASDLPRDESLAVAESLHRSIRKMPPPEPEPEFGIAKRLKSLLWTRG
- a CDS encoding PRC-barrel domain-containing protein, with the protein product MQKTLLLTAALALTPACPSAAPAQDRLEAGSDIVGANDLIGRSVIGADGEELGTISDFLLSLSGGIDRLIVASGGFLGIVGGREVAIPWSETETGLDTGDIRVTLTRGDFENAPEYQRQGKLGAMPGTDGQ